The Desmodus rotundus isolate HL8 chromosome 3, HLdesRot8A.1, whole genome shotgun sequence genome includes a region encoding these proteins:
- the TSPAN31 gene encoding tetraspanin-31 isoform X3 yields MVCGGFACSKNALCALNVVYMYMIILGLVFVFQFVISCSCLAINRSKQTDVINASWWVMSNKTRDELERSFDCCGLFNLTTLYQQDYAFCTAICKIRRPTCQMCGEKFLKHSDEALKILGGVGLFFSFTEILGVWLAMRFRNQKDPRANPSAFL; encoded by the exons ATGGTTTGTGGCGGCTTTGCCTGCTCCAAGAATGCGCTGTGCGCGCTCAACGTGGTCTACATG TACATGATCATCCTTGGCTTGGTCTTCGTTTTCCAGTTTGTAATCTCTTGCTCATGCCTGGCTATTAACCGAAGCAAACAG ACAGATGTCATCAATGCTTCTTGGTGGGTCATGAGCAACAAGACCCGGGATGAACTGGAAAGAAGTTTTGATTGTTGTGGCTTATTCAACCTCACAACCCTGTATCAACAAGATTATGCTTTTTGCACTGCA ATCTGCAAGATCCGGAGGCCCACGTGCCAGATGTGTGGAGAAAAGTTCCTTAAGCATTCAGATGAAGCCCTGAAAATCCTGGGAGGTGTTGGACTCTTCTTTAGCTTTACAGAG aTTCTTGGTGTCTGGCTTGCAATGAGATTTCGGAATCAAAAGGATCCTCGAGCCAACCCCAGTGCCTTTCTATAA
- the TSPAN31 gene encoding tetraspanin-31 isoform X2 produces the protein MVCGGFACSKNALCALNVVYMLVGFLLIGVAAWGKGLGLVSSIHIIGGVIAVGVFLLLIAVAGLVGAVNHHQVLLFFYMIILGLVFVFQFVISCSCLAINRSKQTDVINASWWVMSNKTRDELERSFDCCGLFNLTTLYQQDYAFCTAICKIRRPTCQMCGEKFLKHSDEALKILGGVGLFFSFTEILGVWLAMRFRNQKDPRANPSAFL, from the exons ATGGTTTGTGGCGGCTTTGCCTGCTCCAAGAATGCGCTGTGCGCGCTCAACGTGGTCTACATG CTAGTAGGCTTCTTGCTCATAGGAGTGGCTGCTTGGGGTAAAGGCCTGGGTCTGGTGTCCAGCATCCACATCATCGGAGGAGTCATTGCTGTGGGGGTCTTCCTTCTTCTCATCGCGGTGGCTGGACTGGTGGGTGCCGTTAACCACCACCAAGTACTGCTGTTCTTT TACATGATCATCCTTGGCTTGGTCTTCGTTTTCCAGTTTGTAATCTCTTGCTCATGCCTGGCTATTAACCGAAGCAAACAG ACAGATGTCATCAATGCTTCTTGGTGGGTCATGAGCAACAAGACCCGGGATGAACTGGAAAGAAGTTTTGATTGTTGTGGCTTATTCAACCTCACAACCCTGTATCAACAAGATTATGCTTTTTGCACTGCA ATCTGCAAGATCCGGAGGCCCACGTGCCAGATGTGTGGAGAAAAGTTCCTTAAGCATTCAGATGAAGCCCTGAAAATCCTGGGAGGTGTTGGACTCTTCTTTAGCTTTACAGAG aTTCTTGGTGTCTGGCTTGCAATGAGATTTCGGAATCAAAAGGATCCTCGAGCCAACCCCAGTGCCTTTCTATAA
- the TSPAN31 gene encoding tetraspanin-31 isoform X1 — MIILGLVFVFQFVISCSCLAINRSKQTDVINASWWVMSNKTRDELERSFDCCGLFNLTTLYQQDYAFCTAICKIRRPTCQMCGEKFLKHSDEALKILGGVGLFFSFTEILGVWLAMRFRNQKDPRANPSAFL; from the exons ATGATCATCCTTGGCTTGGTCTTCGTTTTCCAGTTTGTAATCTCTTGCTCATGCCTGGCTATTAACCGAAGCAAACAG ACAGATGTCATCAATGCTTCTTGGTGGGTCATGAGCAACAAGACCCGGGATGAACTGGAAAGAAGTTTTGATTGTTGTGGCTTATTCAACCTCACAACCCTGTATCAACAAGATTATGCTTTTTGCACTGCA ATCTGCAAGATCCGGAGGCCCACGTGCCAGATGTGTGGAGAAAAGTTCCTTAAGCATTCAGATGAAGCCCTGAAAATCCTGGGAGGTGTTGGACTCTTCTTTAGCTTTACAGAG aTTCTTGGTGTCTGGCTTGCAATGAGATTTCGGAATCAAAAGGATCCTCGAGCCAACCCCAGTGCCTTTCTATAA